From Salarias fasciatus chromosome 12, fSalaFa1.1, whole genome shotgun sequence, the proteins below share one genomic window:
- the LOC115398172 gene encoding glutamate receptor ionotropic, NMDA 1-like, whose product MNAISVTHKPNAIQMALSVCEDLISNQVYAILVSHPPQSNDHLTPTPVSYTAGFYRIPVVGLTTRMSIYSDKSIHLSFLRTVPPYSHQAQVWFDLMREFRWNHIILIVSDDHEGRAAQKRLETLLEERETKTKNRNYENLDQQTFDFRRTPKAEKVLLFGPDTNLTALLLEAKDLEARVIILSASEDEAASVYKAARLLNMTSSGYVWLVGEREMTGKALSEAPDGLLGLQLIHGKNESAHIWDAVAVVAQSLSELFDKENITEPPRGCVGNTNIWRTGPLFKRVLMSSKFPDGLTGRIEFNDDGDRRFATYSILNYQKPGRLVQVGVFNGSQVVMNPQRKIIWPGGETEKPVGYQMSTKLKIVTIHQEPFVYVKPTKPDGTCREEFTVNGVLIKKVICTGPNGTIPGQPIVPQCCYGFCIDLLIKLAMSMNFTYEVHLVADGKFGTQERVNNSNKKEWNGMMGELLSGLADMIVAPLTINNERAQYIEFSKPFKYQGLTILVKKEIPRSTLDSFMQPFQSTLWLLVGLSVHVVAVMLYLLDRFSPFGRFKVNSEEEEEDALTLSSAMWFSWGVLLNSGIGEGAPRSFSARILGMVWAGFAMIIVASYTANLAAFLVLDRPEERITGINDPRLRNPSDKFIYATVKQSSVDIYFRRQVELSTMYRHMEKHNYESAAEAIQAVRDNKLHAFIWDSAVLEFEASQKCDLVTTGELFFRSGFGIGMRKDSPWKQNVSLAILSSHENGFMEDLDKTWVRYQECDSRSNAPATLTFENMAGVFMLVAGGIVAGIFLIFIEIAYKRHKDARRKQMQLAFAAVNVWRKNLQPYPTDITGQLNLSDPSVSTVV is encoded by the exons ATGAACGCCATCTCCGTCACGCACAAGCCCAACGCCATCCAGATGGCGCTGTCCGTCTGCGAGGACCTCATCTCCAACCAg GTCTACGCCATCCTGGTCAGCCACCCTCCTCAGTCCAACGACCACCTGACCCCGACCCCGGTGTCCTACACCGCCGGGTTCTACCGGATCCCCGTGGTGGGCCTCACCACCCGCATGTCCATCTACTCTGACAAG AGCATCCACCTGTCGTTCCTGCGGACGGTCCCGCCCTACTCGCACCAGGCGCAGGTGTGGTTCGACCTGATGAGGGAGTTCCGCTGGAACCACATCATCCTGATCGTCAGCGACGACCACGAAGGCCGGGCGGCGCAGAAGaggctggagacgctgctggaggagcgcgAGACCAAG ACTAAAAACAGGAACTATGAAAACCTCGACCAACAGACCTTTGACTTCCGGAGAACGCCCAAG GCGGAGAAGGTTCTGCTGTTCGGTCCCGACACCAACCTGacggcgctgctgctggaggccaagGACCTGGAGGCCCGGGTCATCATCCTGTCTGCCAG TGAGGACGAAGCGGCCTCGGTCTACAAAGCGGCTCGTCTTCTCAACATGACGTCTTCCGGCTACGTCTGGCTggttggagagagagagatgaccGGCAAGGCTCTGAGTGAAGCTCCGGACG GCCTGCTGGGCCTCCAGCTGATCCACGGGAAGAACGAGTCGGCTCACATCTGGGAcgcggtggcggtggtggcgcAGTCGCTCAGCGAGCTGTTTGACAAGGAGAACATCACCGAGCCGCCGCGGGGCTGCGTGGGCAACACCAACATCTGGAGGACCGGCCCGCTCTTCAAA AGGGTGCTGATGTCATCAAAGTTTCCCGACGGGCTGACGGGCCGGATCGAGTTCAACGACGACGGGGACCGGCGCTTCGCCACCTACAGCATCCTGAACTACCAGAAGCCCGGGCGCCTGGTCCAGGTCGGGGTCTTCAACGGGTCCCAG GTGGTGATGAACCCTCAGAGGAAAATCATCTGGCCAGGAGGGGAGACAGAGAAACCCGTCGGATACCAGATGTCCACCaagctgaag ATCGTCACCATCCATCAGGAACCGTTTGTTTACGTCAAGCCCACCAAGCCGGACGGGACCTGCAGAGAGGAGTTCACCGTCAACGGGGTCCTGATCAAGAAGGTGATCTGTACCGGACCCAACGGGACCATCCCAG GGCAGCCCATCGTCCCTCAGTGCTGTTACGGCTTCTGCATCGACCTGCTCATCAAACTGGCCATGAGCATGAACTTCACCTACGAGGTCCACCTGGTGGCTGATGGGAAATTTGGCACGCAGGAGcgg gtcaacaacagcaacaagaaGGAGTGGAACGGCATGATGGGAGAGCTGCTGAGCGGCCTGGCCGACATGATCGTGGCGCCGCTGACCATCAACAACGAGCGCGCTCAGTACATCGAGTTCTCCAAGCCCTTCAAGTACCAGGGCCTGACCATCCTGGTCAAGAAG GAAATCCCTCGCAGCACTCTGGACTCCTTCATGCAGCCGTTCCAGAGCACCCTGTGGCTGCTGGTCGGCCTGTCGGTCCACGTGGTGGCAGTGATGCTCTACCTACTAGACCGGTTCag cccGTTTGGAAGGTTCAAAGTgaacagtgaggaagaggaggaagacgcccTCACCCTGTCCTCCGCGATGTGGTTCTCGTGGGGGGTTCTGCTGAACTCTGGGATCGGAGAAG GGGCTCCCCGGAGCTTCTCGGCCCGGATCCTGGGGATGGTGTGGGCCGGATTCGCCATGATCATCGTGGCCTCCTACACCGCCAACCTGGCGGCCTTCCTGGTGCTGGACCGGCCTGAGGAGCGCATCACTGGCATCAACGAccccagg CTGCGAAACCCGTCCGACAAGTTCATCTACGCCACGGTGAAGCAGAGCTCGGTGGACATCTACTTCCGGCGGCAGGTGGAGCTCAGCACCATGTACCGCCACATGGAGAAGCACAACTACGAGAGCGCCGCCGAGGCCATCCAGGCCGTCCGCGACAA CAAGCTGCACGCCTTCATCTGGGACAGCGCCGTTCTGGAGTTCGAGGCGTCGCAGAAGTGCGACCTGGTGACGACCGGAGAACTGTTCTTCCGGTCCGGCTTCGGGATCGGCATGAGGAAGGACAGTCCCTGGAAGCAGAACGTGTCCCTGGCCATCCTCAG TTCTCATGAGAATGGCTTCATGGAGGATCTGGATAAAACCTGGGTTCGGTACCAGGAGTGCGACTCCAGGAGTAACGCGCCCGCTACGCTGACCTTCGAGAACATGGCCG GTGTCTTCATGCTGGTCGCCGGCGGGATCGTGGCTGGAATCTTCCTCATCTTCATTGAAATCGCCTACAAGCGACACAAAGACGCCCGGAGGAAGCAGATGCAGCTCGCCTTCGCCGCCGTCAACGTGTGGAGGAAGAACCTGCAG CCATACCCAACTGACATCACCGGCCAGCTCAACCTATCAGATCCCTCCGTCAGCACCGTGgtgtga